GAACTATAAGCTCAGAACTTAGAAGATGGACTTGCAGTAGTTGACTATAGCCAATGATTagggcttgtttttttttttttgaaacgaaagtGCAGCGTAAAtacgtctagtggtaatctgGATCAGCATTACTGAATTAGGCTGACTAACACACTAAGGTACCAACAAAACTACAAATGAAATATTTAATGACTGCATATGAAATATGACCTTATAGTGATTTATCACTTGGTTGTTCTTGATTTCTCGGTTTTTGAAAATGTAGATGGCACAGCACCCGCAGTATCCCCTCCTACAAATGGTTTATGATGAGCGGCACCGTGGCAAGATACTAGAGGAGCGTACGGAGGTGAACTTGtgattgaattttttttgtgtgaaaTTACTAATTCGACTTTAGTTGATTACAATGTTGACTGATATGTTTGTAGGTTTTGAGGCCTCTACGTCCCCGCCTTCACAAGACTCACACTTGGGACGATAGGTACGCACCATACCTTAAACGGGCTGGATTCCTCCCGTTGGCGTGGTTGGTCAAGGATGGGCTCCCCAGGATGGATAATGCAGCTCTGACAGCACTTGTTGACCgatggaggcctgagacacACACATTCCACCTTCCTGCCGGTGAGATGACCATTACACTACAAGATGTGGCTATGCTCTTTGGACTTCGTATAGATGGAAGAGCTGTGACCGGGAGCATATGTCCAAATGGATGGAGAGATAGAGTGGAGTTGTTGTTTGGAGTGCACCCACCTGAACCACCAGAAGACACGAAGGACAAGAAGCCTACAGGAGTGACATCAGCATGGTTGTCCGATCATTTTGGTACGCCACCTCCAGCTTATGCTCCGGCAGGGGTGGTTGCTAGGTTCGCCCGAGTGTGGCTATGGCAATTGGTCGCAGGGTTTCTATTCCCGGATTCGAGCGGGAACACAATCTCGTGGATGTGGTTAGAACTTATTGGTCACGAATGGGACAACATTGGCAGTTTCAGCTGGGGAAATGCAGCACTTGGATGGTTGTACCGTCAGATGTGTGATGCGTGTAGGCGGAGCGGAGATAATGCAAGCCTTGGGGGTTGTgcttaccttttgcaattgtgGATGTGGGAGCGCATTCCTATTGGCTGGCCCGAGAGGCATAGTATTGGGGTAAGGACCTGATTTGTGCAGTTGTTTGGCACTATTGTTGTCTGCTTCATATAATCTTGAATATTGGATAACCTCATTACTTATTGTCTTCAATAAGGTTGTTCCATCATACGAGGAAGAGGCGGTGGGTACTGTGGGTTGGCTGTGGAACAATAGTGAAACCGTGCACGGgaatccaggaaggcggtacGTAGACTACTGCAATGCTCTTGACTGCCTCAGTGCTGCACACGTAAGTCTACTACGACTTCCCTACCGCAAATCATGTAATGTAGCCATATCATTGTTGTAATCAAATTGAATATGTTGTCTTAGGTTGAATGGCAACCATACAATCGCCAAGAGGTGCAAAACATGGAGCTTAGTCCGCAATGCACCATGGATACTAAATATTGGCGCTCCGTCTGTCCTCTTATTTGCTACTATATTGTGGAGTTTCACCTTCCAAATCGCGTGATACGTCAGTTTGGAATACTTCAGACATGTCCTCCCGAGCATCTCAGTACTAGCCAAGAGCTGCATGCGTAAGTTTTTTTTATGCAATATCATGTTATGGAAATTATTTGCATGTTTTGATATAAACTGGAACTGCATTAATGCTTGCAATATTTACATGTAGAATCGATCGTCGCAAGCAAAGGGGTATGAAAAACTGGGAGGAGAAGCACGTTGCCCATGTCAATGCTTGGAATCTCCGGGCAAACATTGTTTTTGGCGGATCTGTTCACCGTGACTCCCAGTTCAAGACATACTTGGAGTGGTTGAAGCAACAAACAAGGCTGAAGCTAAAGGTTGCAATGGACGCTACCAACATCGAGGATTTGCCTTCGGACCCCGAAGATGTCTTCGACGAGTATGATGCTCACACGAGAATGGGTAGGCAGCCCGAGAGAGGACCCTTTGAAGATTACATTGTAAGTTATAATTTACATTACTTGAATACAACGAATCATGCAATAGATTGTGACctattgtgtatatgacatatGCACCTGCAGGGTCATCAAATTGGTCGTTTTGCTAATGAGGCGGGACAAACGTTGAGCGTGCCAATAGGCTCTCCGGATGAGGCCACTGTGCTTAGGACATTTTTGCAGGTAAATGTCTAGATTTCGCTCTAAACTGGCAATTAGTCTTTGGTGGAGAAATAGTACTCTTAAACGGTTTTTCTTGCCTATTGTAATGCAAATTTATTCCCTATTAAGGATTTTGTTGCCTAATGTAATGTAGAGGTTTAGACGGGGATGCCGGAAAATGGCCTTCAAACTAAACTGCTTATCAGCACAAGGACAAGGACCGGCGGATCATGAAGAACCTTCCGGATCGCGCCAACGtggtggaaggagcatgagttTAACATCAGATTTGGGCACATCATCTACAGGTTCCGTTCCATATTTCTAAAATGATTTCCATTTGTGCTACTTCTTGTTTTGTGAGTAGTTATACAAATGTTGAATACATACTGTTTTGTAGGAGGACGTCGCAGCCAACTAGGGGGTTGTCAATATGTCAATACCTCGTAGGAGGGGCAAGGAGGCACCACCTCGGAAAACTGGCAGCGAGGAGTCTGAGGAGAGCGTCACCGACGAGTCCGAGGAGACATCAAGATCACATGATAGCGATCCACCCTACGGCCCTGATGAGATTGGACACTCACAGCTTCCAGGCGCTCCAACATCCTCGCAACGTTCTCCAGCAGCGAAGAGGCAGGCCGGGCCGTCCCCGTCGTAAAAAGAAACCTTACACCCCCCCCCATTCCTCCCATGCCAAGACATAGTCTAGAAGTAGTTTCATTTCATCAAGTCTGCACATGTAACGGTTCTCAGGATATGTGCTTGTTTTATGGTCATGTAATGGGCTCTTCGTGTGCACTGTAGTCGTTCTATTAGTATTGCACTAGTAATTGTGGACAATTTATATCTTGTATGATCTTCTGAGATCTTGTAATCGTATTTTATGCTGTGTGATGTGGTTTTGTTGTGGCTTGTTGTGGAGAGGAGTGCAAACTGGTTTGTGTGCTGAGATCTTGTAATAGTATTTTATGTTGTGCGACCGTTTGCACCAGATTTGGCCTAGGGAGACTCCCTACTGAATCACGCCAGGACTCTTGGCACGACTACTTCAGTCACATTTTACCCCCCAGCAAATCTGGTTTCGCTAGTAGGTTGGCGTGACTCTTCATAGAGTCGCGCCGACCGTTTTGGCGCGACTCAATAAAGAGTCACGGCAAGCCAAATGGCGCGACTACTTCAGTCACATTTGACCCCCGGCAAATCTGGTTTGGCTGGCAGGTTGGCGTGACTCTTCATAGAGTCGCGCCGACCGTTTTGGCGCGACTCAATGAATAGTCACGCCAAGACAAATAGCGCGACTACTTCAGTCACATTTGACCCCCGGCAAATTTGGTTTGGCTGGCAGGTTGGCGTGACTCTTCATAGAGTCGCGCCGACCGTTTTGGCGCGACTCAATGAATAGTCACGCCCAGACAAATGGCGTGACTACTTCAGTCACATTTGACCCCCGGCAAATCTGGTTTGGCTGGCAGGTTGGCGTGACTCTTCATAGAGTCGCGCCGAACGTTTTGGCGCGACTCAATGAAGAGTCGCGCCACGCACAGCCATCGACCAGTTTTGCCCTAGGCCAAAATGGCACTAACTAGTCATGCCATTCCCCACGGCGTGACTCGTTGAGCAATTGCAACACACCACGATGCCGACTAGTTTTGGATTAGGTCTGAATTGTGACAGCTTGTCACTCCACAATCCAGCCCCGACCAGAATTGGCAGCATCTAGATTGGAATAATCCACGCTACAATACAACAACCAAATGAGTACAAATATTTAGTGCACGAAGGAGTACAAATACGTACCAAAAGTCCATACAAATAGGCCAACAATACAAATAGTCCGTCACACACAGTCTAGAAATAAAAATAGTGCATCACACACACAGTCCAACTATACAAATAATAACAACCTAATCTGAATCGTGGTCAATCAaaagctcatcatctccccAATCATCATCGTCTGCATCATCTTTGTTTATGGATATGTATGCAGGATTTGCCTTATTTGCCTCAACTTGTGAAGCAATCAGCTCTACTTCCGCTCCATTCATTGCCCACCATCCATCGTCATCATAATCATAGTCATTGCTACTTTCAATGGCTACTCCCTTTCCTTTATCGTCGACTTTGGATTTGCATATGGGCAATTCATGAACTAGTGCCTTCTTTGCCTCCGTCTAAGCCTCCCTTGCCGTCTTGTCACTGCACATCTCTGAATTCACCTTTCCATGCCCTAAGACACCCTGAGCACCCACAACATCAGATATGTCAATAGGCAGGTCACGAACTAGTGCCTTCATGGCTTCCATTTGAGCCTCTTTTGCCATTCGACGTGCACTTTCCAAATCAATCCCCCTTTCTCTTGCCTCCGTGAACTGGAAGTATTCCTCCCATGAGCATCTACGATATACCTTCGTAGGATCAAATTGATAAGGCTGACGAACTTCCATGGACCTCAATCTTTATGCCTCTTGCTtcctccgctcctcctcctttcgctcttgTTGCCTCTCCTGCTTTGTGAGAGGTTTAGGATACTTGATTCGGTTCTTCCTCCAATAGGAAATGAGTTCTTCCTCAAACGCCATGCCTGTTTTGTCGAACCTACGCAATCCATATTGGGAGACCATATCTGCAAATACAGGGCCCCACAAAGTGTTATGGTCTGGAATTGGAACATCTTACTTGGATCTTATAGTCtcttttttcttgattgtttcttctatCTTCAATGACTCAGAGCACCGGGCCAACTGTATCCTCAGCTCTTCTCTACCCGGAAAGGTCTCCCAATCACATGTCCTCCCCTCCTGCAACATGAACATGATGTTCAACCAAAAGTATACACAATATCAAAGTTTTTCCCGAAAAATAACAATGCGAATAGTACAAGTTGCTTACCAAATAATCTCCGTACGAGTTTCCACAAAACCAGCCATAGCCAAGCTACGTCTAGACCACACCTCTACGAGCCAAGATGCCACACTTGCACCGAGGCCGAGGAGTCCTTTCGCATGGCCGTTTCTATTTCCCACTCTCGAATGCTCGCACTTCCTCTTCGGTTGGCCAATGACTTTTCGGACCGTAGATGTACTCTTCGAAATCACATAGTGGCCACCCGTCCTAGAGCGGAGTTAATATTAGTGAACAAATATGACACCATGGTAATGACACAGGTAGCAGACAAATCTTACATGTGTTGTTAGTTTGCAACGGAAGAACGGTGTGAACTTAACAAGTAGTTCAAGGTTAGGTCTTTGAAGCTTGCAAGGGACTCCACAGTGGCACAGTGGCCGATTTGTAACACGGATGCTTGCAGCCTCGGCCTTCTCTTCCGGCGTCATCGAAGGAGGATTTGGTGGAGGAGGCACCCATCGCTTGAACTCATGGTATGGCTTAGTTTCATTCTCATGATAAGGAAATAAACGAATTCTAGGGTCAAACTTCTCAGGTCCGTCAATCCATTGAAAGAAGTCGCATGGGTTACACGTGATCGGACACCCAAAACACATGGTCACACTCCACTCCCGAGAGCACGTGTAGTAAGCTCTTGCAGCTGTTTTCGGATGCCTTGATTGCTTCACCTCTGCTGGAATTCCACATTCACAATTCGGGGAAGGCACGGGGGCATTCTCATCATATTCGGAGTACACAATTTTACACTTCCGTGAAGGCAACATCCTGCAAAAAAGTAGGAAATAATTAGAATACTACTATTTgaacataaacaatataaaattATAGTGGTTCACACGGTACGAAGCATTaatcaaagtttcaaaaaaatcaaaacacTTTATTATGTACAACTATTTTCTTACCACTGCCGAACTATTTCTCGACACTCTATTTCTTTGGTTTTTGGGCAAATTTTTTGGGCCCTCCTTGTGCTTCTCCATTCGGTGACCCTCTTTATGGCAGATGCTACACCGAACCTTCGAACTTTCTTGGTTGAAATCACCATAACCATAGATATCATCACCGTAACCACTAATTTGATCCATCTCATTACGGAGCcattttttcttcctccttccaaCCTTATCTTTGAGCAATCTACAATCTGGAATGTACTCATCACCATTATACTCGGGCCAATATGCCGGATCAAGAATCGGTTCAAATCTAGATTCTCATGTCTTCAAGACAGTATTCTTAGAATATAACAGTGACATGTATGCTGGTGATAGGTGGGGACACACCTCTAACGCGGCATGCTGCAATCATATGCGAGCATGGTACATGCAACAGCTGTGGAACACAACAGTGCAAGTGACGCTTGTGAGGTCCACTTTGTACATGCGGCCACCAATCATCTCTCCTCCTACAGTCAATGCGGTTGCTGTCCTAACAGAATACACATATGTTGTCGGATCAAACAACTCAGCTGACATGCTTGCAACTGCCTTACCTGCTTTGGTTAGGAGCTTCTTGGCACTTTTCCCCCATAGATCTTGGTTGGGCCTAGAAGCTATTTGTTGCCTTGCTTTCTCCCATCTATGCACAAAGTATGAATTGACCTTGTAGAAGGTGTACTCCACAATGGCAGAAACGGGCATAGCACGTACCCCTTTAAGAACCTTATTCAACACTTCTGAGATATTTGTGTTACATACATCATATCTAGAACCATCATTATAGGCAAGAGCCCACTTAAACTTATTTTCCATTTGGTCCTCCAACCACATTGTTGCCGGTTCGTTCATCATACCCTTTAGTTTTGCAAGCCTAGTTTCAAATATCTTCTCCGCCTTTGATGCACATACTAACTTTAGCTGCTTTATGACCTTTTTACTCTTCTGTCTTTGCCATATATTAGCGGCAAAGTGTCTCATACACCACCTATGCACGACTGGTTGGTACCCTTCCATGTGGTCCTCAACTGCATTAAGAATTCCTTGATGCCGATCCGAAATAATGCACACCTTACGGTCCGGTCCAACAACATCTCTACGGACCAAATGCAAGAACCATGACCAGCTGTCGTTGTTTTCACCCTCAACCAACAAAAATGCTAGGGGGATCAAACGATCCTCGCCGTCCATGCCTGTTGCAATCAACAATGCCCCTCGGTACTTCCCGGTAAGAAACGTGCCATCCACACTTACAACAGGTTTGCAATGCCTGAATGCCTGTATACATTGCGAGAAGCACCAATATGCACGTTTCATTACAGGCTTCATGGAACCCTTGTGCATCTCTTGCCTGCCAGTGGTATGATAGCACCACTTTGTCCCCGGGTTGAAGTGTGCAATTGCACTTAATATTCTTGGAACCCTTCCATAAGCTTC
This window of the Panicum virgatum strain AP13 chromosome 1K, P.virgatum_v5, whole genome shotgun sequence genome carries:
- the LOC120642688 gene encoding uncharacterized protein LOC120642688, with the translated sequence MDATNIEDLPSDPEDVFDEYDAHTRMGRQPERGPFEDYIGHQIGRFANEAGQTLSVPIGSPDEATVLRTFLQRFRRGCRKMAFKLNCLSAQGQGPADHEEPSGSRQRGGRSMSLTSDLGTSSTGSVPYF